The nucleotide window CTCTCTTCGCAATATAACCTTTTCTTGGCATGTGTTATTCCCTCCTTATTTCTTAGCTTTCGGCTTCTTTGCCCCGTACAGAGAACGGCTCTGATTCCGGTTGGCAACGCCGGCGCAGTCCAGAGTTCCGCGGATGATGTGGTAACGGACACCTGGGAGGTCCTTAACACGGCCGCCGCGGATCAGAACAACACTGTGCTCCTGCAGGTTGTGACCGATTCCTGGGATATAAGCTGTAACTTCCATTCCGTTGCTGAGACGAACACGCGCGTATTTACGCAGAGCCGAGTTCGGCTTTTTCGGTGTCATGGTTCCGACACGGGTGCAGACGCCTCTCTTCTGTGGCGATGCAATGTTGGTGGCCTGACGCTGCAGGCTGTTGTAACCTCTGTTTAAAGCCGGGGACTTCGATTTCCAAACCTTGTTCTCACGGCCCTTGCGGACTAACTGATTAATCGTTGGCATGGTTTTTCTCCTTTCGATCTTTTCAAGCACACACTTCCAAGCGTGCCATTCCTTGGCATAAATATAAGTTTCCGCATAGGAAACCCTTATTCGTAGCTAAGCGAGGTTAATTCTAGCGGATAAACGAATAATTGTCAACGAGAAAAGAACAGACTTTTTCGTTTTTTTCCATTTCTTTTCAAATTCCCGGGCAATCCACCGTTACAGGCGTTGCATTTTGCCTTTTTCCGCAGGATTTCAGCTCTTTTGGTATACCCGGACTTCAACCTTTTATTCTTTCAACACCAACATTCTTTATCACTCTGTCCAGATTGTCAATTTCGCAGCATTCCTTATTTAAATGATCAATGCATCCCTGATACCTTAGACTTTAGCTTCAAAAAAGCGGCGGCTTCAGCCAGTCCTGCAGCTGCTGCTGAATACAGGAAGAAAACAGGCCGCAGCTAAAGGTATATACGAGAAACAAGTCTGAATTCAGTCCCTGTCCCAGTTGGAATTTTCCCTGCAGCGCTTCTTTCAGCTCTTGCAGAAGCGGAAGATACTCCGGATTATTTTGGACACGCAGCAGAATCGTTTCCAGGCGCTGCATGCAAAGTGTGAAACGATCGCTGAATTCCATCATTAAGCCCAGAATGGCGCTTTGATAGAATTCCAAATCAGGCCGCAGGATGAGCTCATATAATAAGATCCAGATGGATTGAAGATGCTCGTCATGGCTTAAAAGCCGGCACTGATTCAAAAGTTCTGTTTCAAACGGATCCAGAGATTCTCCCTGGGATAAACGAAGAAACAGTGCATATTGCGCTTCCGTCGACTGTTGAATTTCTTGAGCGCTGAGATGATAAATCAGCCGCTGCAAATATTTCAGATTCTCTTTGAAGTGCAGCTTGAGCTCAGAAGAAATCCGATCCCAGAGAAACTGCCGGTACGGGTCAACTTCAATATCCAAAAACGGTGCCAGCAATAAAATGGCAATCATGCGCGCATCCGAAACAACATCCATGGAATCAGCCAGCCGGATCTGCGGCAGCGTGTCAAAATGCTGACGCGGCAGTTTCAGCAGAAACTCCGGCGTGGCATTGCAGGGGATAGTTTCCAGCAGATAACGAATCACTTCCAGCTGAGCGGCCATTTCATTGATTTTCTGTTTTCTCTGATAAACGTGACGATGAAGAAAAAAATTCAGCGAGATCGGATACCGAAACGCTTCATGAATGACTTCAATGGGAAGATCCAACTGCCGCAGCCGCTGAATAATTTCCAGCGTTTTCAGATCAGATTCGTTTAAGTCATAGTAGCCATTTTCATTTTTAACCGGAGAGATCAGACCTTCCTGGATATAAAAATGTACCGCTTTGCGGCTTAACCCGGTTTTCTTGCAGACTTCATGAACACGCATCGAAATTCACCTCAGCCAAAGCATACCCTTACAGGACAGATTTTGCAAGATAATTTGTGAAATTAATAATTAAATGTTCAGAAAATCTTTTTTCCGGGGCTAAAAAACAGAAAAAAAGCAAAGAAAAAGCGGGGTTGACTGTCCTTGTGACGGATGTTGTATTCTGAAATCAAGAAGAAAGGCTCATTGCGCCGTAAGGTGCGGCATGAGCGAAGAGAGGAAAAAAGAGATGAAAATGAAACGGATCTTCTTACCCCTTCTGGCAGCGCTGCTGTTAGGCGGATGTACGGCAGCCCCTGCACCCCAGACAACAACCACCACGAATTTTGATGCAGAGGTCGATTATCTGATCGTCGGCGGAGGGGCCGCGGGCATTGCCAGCGCAGTCGAAGCGGCTGATCAGGGAATTGAAAAAATCATGATTGTTGAAAAGACCGGCATGCTTGGCGGTGCGGCCGTTTATTCCGGCGGCATCTTCGGCGGCGTTGAAACAGAAGTAACCAAAGCCCTGGCCCTGCATGTCGATATCGAAGCGGTCATTGCCGAACAGCAGCGTGAAAAACATTATATTCTGAACGACGAATTAACCCGTCTGACCATCGAAAGCGCAGGCAAAACGATCGACTGGATGATCGGCACCTTAGGCGTTCAGTTCCAGCCGGAAGTGATCGTCAAAGACGGATATGGAACGCTGCAGACGATTCATTTGGTCGAAGGGGAAGGTTCAGGTCTCAGAGAACCTTTTGAAAAAGCCATTGCGGATCGCTCCATCGAAGTCCGCAAGAATACCAAAGCAACCTCGCTCATCACTGAAAACGGCAAGGTGATCGGCGCTGAATGTGTGGATGAAAACGGAAAAACAATCCGGATCAAAGCCAAGGCAACGCTTTTAGCCACCGGCGGGTACAGCGCAAACGCTGAGCTGATGGCCAGCGCTGCTGAACCGAACCGTTATTTCCAGACTTCCAATCTGAGCTATCAAAGCGGCGACGGCCTGGTCATGGCTTCGGCCATCGGAGCCGGCGTCCAGAATCTGGATCAGATTCAGGTCTATCTGCGCGAAGTGGAAAACAGCACAAGTCAGTTCCCGTAC belongs to Holdemania massiliensis and includes:
- the rpsL gene encoding 30S ribosomal protein S12 gives rise to the protein MPTINQLVRKGRENKVWKSKSPALNRGYNSLQRQATNIASPQKRGVCTRVGTMTPKKPNSALRKYARVRLSNGMEVTAYIPGIGHNLQEHSVVLIRGGRVKDLPGVRYHIIRGTLDCAGVANRNQSRSLYGAKKPKAKK
- a CDS encoding MerR family transcriptional regulator, which encodes MRVHEVCKKTGLSRKAVHFYIQEGLISPVKNENGYYDLNESDLKTLEIIQRLRQLDLPIEVIHEAFRYPISLNFFLHRHVYQRKQKINEMAAQLEVIRYLLETIPCNATPEFLLKLPRQHFDTLPQIRLADSMDVVSDARMIAILLLAPFLDIEVDPYRQFLWDRISSELKLHFKENLKYLQRLIYHLSAQEIQQSTEAQYALFLRLSQGESLDPFETELLNQCRLLSHDEHLQSIWILLYELILRPDLEFYQSAILGLMMEFSDRFTLCMQRLETILLRVQNNPEYLPLLQELKEALQGKFQLGQGLNSDLFLVYTFSCGLFSSCIQQQLQDWLKPPLF
- a CDS encoding FAD-dependent oxidoreductase, translated to MKMKRIFLPLLAALLLGGCTAAPAPQTTTTTNFDAEVDYLIVGGGAAGIASAVEAADQGIEKIMIVEKTGMLGGAAVYSGGIFGGVETEVTKALALHVDIEAVIAEQQREKHYILNDELTRLTIESAGKTIDWMIGTLGVQFQPEVIVKDGYGTLQTIHLVEGEGSGLREPFEKAIADRSIEVRKNTKATSLITENGKVIGAECVDENGKTIRIKAKATLLATGGYSANAELMASAAEPNRYFQTSNLSYQSGDGLVMASAIGAGVQNLDQIQVYLREVENSTSQFPYMFTIFVGQDGRRFMDEKRTAQTWNQEIKDDVVELYGRTGVDYFWSLADEASLQMMQIADAAKDHEGIVVADTLDELAQKTGMDAEALKATVDRWNSFAAKMEDEDYNRTAQFWFPISTGPFYALKTTFFSSVCHGGITKNANAQATRIDGSVIEGLYAAGEVTTVTNSNGYTISNAITFGRIAAQHAASQIQSAN